CTCCATCTTTGTTAAGCACCGGTTCACACAAATGTTATTCTTTAGATATTTAGAATCGGCAACAAATGTTAAACAGCTGCCAACCTGTACAACACAAAAGGcaccatttatatatatatatatatataaaatgaaaaccCTTATTACAATGTAATTTTCAAACTTGTAGTAGATTGTAATTTTCAAAATACCGTATCTATTTATCATTTCATTTcatgtatattaaaaataaatatatttttattaaattatttttatttagaaacaAATGTTTACCGATCAGGATTGACTTTAGAGAAATCAGTTGAAATCTCCTAATTTATCAAATCAAATCGTccaaaaaaaaactacatttaaTGTTTGAAATGCATCGAATAAGATTATAATTTGTGTACTAATtatgttaaatataaaataaaaaatattaacttgaAATTCGATTTGAACATAATATTAATAGGGTCatactaataaatattaataaatgtccttaagaaactaaaaataaaatttttatatatgttgaaaaaatcacttttaaatttttttaagtgttAATGATTTTAAAACACCATTTCTTCACTTGGTAATTTAAAGGCAccttattcttttctttttgaaaatcgATACATTTAGAGAAAATATAGTTGCACTTCatcaaacatttcaaatgacTATTTACTGAATAAATGAAGAATGATGTTTGTGGTTGTCAAGGTTTTTAGTGATGTTTGTATAATcacaaatacaaatttaaattattcacATATAAgtacaaatagaaaatagaaagaaaaaaaatagagggaaaataatttttttatgattattattaaaaaaaagttaaacggTGTATATATTTGTTGGATTACAAGAATTACACATTTGGGTTTTTTTACAAGaggttaaattaaaattaaaatatatgtgcATGACGACTGcagtatttaaaataaatattagtaaatagttttattattcttttatactaattatataatttaatgttaTTTACTTATACATTTTTAATGTAGTAATAATGAATTACATGTACGATAAGGTTCCCTCCTTATGTGGTACTGTGTTGATGACAAATAACAATGGCGACACAATCCTATCTTGTGAATCTCAACTCCTTCCATTCAGGAATCACAGGTAAACTATTCAACCTTCTTCTATTCCTTCTATTATCAAACCCGCTTTCACTCTTTTTTCTTGTTCCCTTTTCCCATTATGTTGTAGGATGGAACCCTTCAACATTCAACCCTTCCAATTTTGGCTTTGGCGTTTTCGTAAGTCTTCTTATCTTCAAATTTTCGGCATACCCGTTTAGTATTTTGCTTTTCTTCTTTCAATTCATCCTACTAGGTTTGTTTAAATCAGTGTTGTTAAATAATGGTTATAACTGCTCTATAGCAGTGGAATTTAAACAAACTGTTATTGTTCCGTGATACTATTTAGTATAAAATGGTATCAAATAATGGCGTTATTGCACTGCTGTGTAGTGGAATCTAAATAaactgctattttttttttgtgatccGTAAATGACAAAACTGGTATAATCAAATGTTGACCCTTGAAACATATGCATTTTCTTCCACGCTGCAAAATATCATGTTATGTCAAGTTATCTCTACTCTGATTGGCCTTTAATTTATGCAGAAAAGTTTGAAGCATCCTTCTAGAAGAAATGTCAAAGGAAGTTCACGAATCATGCGATTCTGTTCGTGTTACACAGAAATTGAAGCTTCTACCGCCATAACATTCTCAACATTCAATGCAGCTACTGCACCAAAATGTCTTGATTTTGATGTAGACTTGAATAGCCTCAAGCTTAACATACCAGAAGCTTTACACACTTCTACAGATTTCATGACAAGGTTGATGATTCTTGCTGATCTTGATCCTGGCGCTGCAAAATTTGCTATTGGATTTCTAGGTCCCTTCCTCTCAgtgtttggttttctgtttaTAATTAGAATAGTTATGTCTTGGTATCCAAAACTCCCTGTGGGAAAGTTTCCATATGTAATAGCTTATGCTCCTACTGAGCCACTTCTCATTCCTACCCGGAAAGTGATTCCACCTCTTGCTGGTGTGGATGTTACTCCTGTGGTTTGGTTTGGATTGCTCAGTTTTCTTAACGAAATATTAGTAGGTCCACAAGGATTACTAGTTCTTCTTTCTCAACAAGTCAACAATTAGTTTACACATTTAGTGTGGTTGTGAACGACATAGTTTTCTATCCTATTAATCTATCATTCTTTTTGGTTGTATACAAGGTTAAATTCTGACATCTAACACACTATATACTAATCATTTTATTTACTCTTGCACTATATGTGGATCTATCTTATTGGTTGTTGGAGACTTTGGCAACAAATCCGCCTTGATATTCTAGCcgataaaattaaactatcacATACttatgtcaaaaaaattaaaaccacCGTAGTGTGCTTTGGTTTGAATAAAGCTCAAAGTTGTACATTCTCTAATAACTTGCTTTAGGATGTGTGCTTTGGTCTAAAGCTCAAAGTTGTAGCTTCCTCCGACTACTTTACTTTGAGAAGTTTGATTTCAGTTTCGTCCAGGCTCGAGCAGTTTAAAGTAGATGTACCATGATGTAGAGATTTTGCTAGTTTAATGCTTGGTTGCACTGCATTATCCAAGCATGTGCTTAGGCATGTATTGTACATGTTTGGATTTGTTTGAAGATTATGGAACTGGGAACAGGTGATAAGGACCTATGTGCCACTGCCATGCCAagttatataaaggaaggaaaagggtTGGAGTGAAAGTAAGATATTTAGTCTGTATTGAAAGAAGGGNNNNNNNNNNNNNNNNNNNNNNNNNNNNNNNNNNNNNNNNNNNNNNNNNNNNNNNNNNNNNNNNNNNNNNNNNNNNNNNNNNNNNNNNNNNNNNNNNNNNNNNNNNNNNNNNNNNNNNNNNNNNNNNNNNNNNNNNNNNNNNNNNNNNNNNNNNNNNNNNNNNNNNNNNNNNNNNNNNNNNNNNNNNNNNNNNNNNNNNNNNNNNNNNNNNNNNNNNNNNNNNNNNNNNNNNNNNNNNNNNNNNNNNNNNNNNNNNNNNNNNNNNNNNNNNNNNNNNNNNNNNNNNNNNNNNNNNNNNNNNNNNNNNNNNNNNNNNNNNNNNNNNNNNNNNNNNNNNNNNNNNNNNNNNNNNNNNNNNNNNNNNNNNNNNNNNNNNNNNNNNNNNNNNNNNNNNNNNNNNNNNNNNNNNNNNNNNNNNNNNNNNNNNNNNNNNNNNNNNNNNNNNNNNNNNNNNNNNNNNNNNNNNNNNNNNNNNNNNNNNNNNNNNNNNNNNNNNNNNNNNNNNNNNNNNNNNNNNNNNNNNNNNNNNCAAACAAAAATTGCTATGTTGAATATTGAGATTAGATTACATTGTCTAAATTTAACATTTTGAGTGATGTCTAACTTAAAGTTGTACATCACAGCAATATAGCGTGCAAGAGAAGAAACAGCAAAGATGTTCAGCCCACGACAACTAAAAAAGGATATGTAAACGGCAAAACTTTAGTCAGCATAATTATTATTGTACATGATATCTCTTCTAATCTTTTCGTACACGCTCATTTGGAGCTCATCACCGCAACAAATGTTTGGACACTAATTAGAaaacaaattacaaaaataaataagtaaaatactgACTGATAAAAAGAATTTCGATATTCTGAACCTATTCTACATCAAATGCTAATATACAAGCGGCAGACTTGGTTTCTGTCAAAGTATCTTCAGGATATTGAGTTGGCAAAATTGACCGACCACCTTTGCCATAAATAAATAGCTGCTGCATATTTGAATTGTGCGTGTGTTATGAGAGCTGCATCTGATCTCGCTTAAGAGCTTGTTGCAGCTGCATGACCTGTTGTTGCTGCTCTGGTGGCAAGGAACTCAATTGCTCTGGTGTTAGATTCAACACTTGTTGCAGTAAAACAGACTCCACATCAGATGGAAGCTGCTGCGACTGagcaaagaaaaacaaaaatgacgATTTTATAAATCTGGAACCAAAGGTTACATCGATCAAGTAAGTATTTACTGTCACCTGTTAAACGACATACCTGTGAAGATTGTTGATCAGTGTGCCGTACTTCTGCTTTAGGAACTGCAGGTACAGATAAAGAGGTACTTCTAGGAACATAGGATGATCCGTTGGAGACAGGCATGTTTGAAGTCCCAGCAGAAAGAGAGGCGCCCCTTCCATCATTCAATCTAGTGAGCTTTGATGGGCGAGTAAGGGATTCTGGAATATCACGAACCATGCTTGTATTCTCTACCCCCAAAGACATGTTTGAATATTTACTACTACTCGTGGCCCAATCCTCAAGAACTTTGGAAGATCTATCACCTTCCTTACTAAATAACTGAGAAATACCAGATGACGTGGAGGGGCCAACCTGTTAAATACATGATTTTAGGtactttactttaaaaatataatcaaacaaaaaatagaagttGAAACCAGCAACGCAAAAGTGTAGAATGAAGAGAAAAGCAGACTCTACACGTAGTAGATACTTAACCATA
The genomic region above belongs to Cicer arietinum cultivar CDC Frontier isolate Library 1 chromosome 4, Cicar.CDCFrontier_v2.0, whole genome shotgun sequence and contains:
- the LOC101501361 gene encoding protein COFACTOR ASSEMBLY OF COMPLEX C SUBUNIT B CCB3, chloroplastic, with amino-acid sequence MATQSYLVNLNSFHSGITGWNPSTFNPSNFGFGVFKSLKHPSRRNVKGSSRIMRFCSCYTEIEASTAITFSTFNAATAPKCLDFDVDLNSLKLNIPEALHTSTDFMTRLMILADLDPGAAKFAIGFLGPFLSVFGFLFIIRIVMSWYPKLPVGKFPYVIAYAPTEPLLIPTRKVIPPLAGVDVTPVVWFGLLSFLNEILVGPQGLLVLLSQQVNN